In Bacteroides coprosuis DSM 18011, the following are encoded in one genomic region:
- a CDS encoding hypothetical protein (IMG reference gene:2504107632) produces the protein MFYCKNKALFINIIKGEKKPNTSFIFRSYSLFISKAYKAHLHIPKH, from the coding sequence ATGTTTTACTGTAAAAATAAAGCACTCTTTATTAATATCATTAAGGGAGAAAAAAAACCCAATACATCTTTTATATTTAGGTCATATTCTTTATTTATATCAAAAGCTTATAAAGCTCACTTACATATTCCTAAACATTGA
- a CDS encoding hypothetical protein (KEGG: bth:BT_4444 hypothetical protein~SPTR: Putative uncharacterized protein;~IMG reference gene:2504107634) has protein sequence MGAVIKIIAIVLLFTGCKTKQIPVFVERVVKDSIVVRDTIQEVLLEPYFEEVSTKDTVSYLTNKYAYSEAKINNNELYHNLGIWQTPIGIKTIKLTEYKLIKEPVPYEVEKIIKIEKNLTWWQKIRMRIGEIALLFILVFVGFRLSKIS, from the coding sequence ATGGGAGCTGTTATAAAAATCATAGCAATTGTTCTTCTTTTTACAGGGTGTAAAACCAAACAGATACCTGTATTTGTAGAGCGAGTAGTGAAAGATAGTATAGTAGTGCGTGATACAATACAAGAGGTTCTATTAGAGCCTTATTTTGAAGAGGTATCCACAAAAGACACGGTTTCTTACTTAACAAACAAATATGCCTATAGCGAAGCAAAGATTAACAATAATGAGCTGTATCATAACTTGGGTATATGGCAAACACCAATTGGAATTAAAACAATCAAACTAACAGAATACAAGTTGATAAAAGAACCTGTTCCATACGAGGTAGAGAAGATCATCAAAATAGAAAAGAATTTAACTTGGTGGCAAAAAATAAGAATGCGTATCGGTGAGATAGCACTCTTATTTATCTTGGTATTTGTAGGATTTCGATTGAGCAAAATATCTTAG
- a CDS encoding hypothetical protein (IMG reference gene:2504107636), whose product MTIWPNVEALKTLYRVLTVDVKYFIENKFREKLGLSKKIKETKDE is encoded by the coding sequence ATGACAATCTGGCCCAATGTAGAAGCCCTCAAAACACTCTATCGGGTATTAACTGTGGATGTAAAGTATTTTATAGAAAATAAATTTAGAGAGAAGTTAGGATTAAGTAAAAAGATAAAAGAGACTAAAGATGAGTAA
- a CDS encoding hypothetical protein (KEGG: pin:Ping_1883 phosphoesterase, PA-phosphatase related~SPTR: Phosphoesterase, PA-phosphatase related;~IMG reference gene:2504107637) — MERLMGSEFVEWLYNRGKDLVVMIWTVALGIISPLKATIGLLILFFIVNCIFGYKAGFKCGEKFNMKKLKDGFWLLITFFLLIVLINQSML, encoded by the coding sequence ATGGAACGGTTAATGGGGAGTGAGTTTGTAGAGTGGCTTTACAATCGAGGTAAAGACTTAGTAGTGATGATATGGACCGTAGCACTGGGGATAATATCGCCCTTGAAAGCAACGATTGGTTTACTTATTCTATTCTTTATAGTGAACTGTATCTTTGGCTATAAAGCAGGCTTTAAGTGTGGAGAGAAGTTTAATATGAAGAAATTAAAAGATGGCTTTTGGTTACTAATAACCTTTTTTCTGTTAATCGTTCTGATTAATCAATCCATGCTATAA
- a CDS encoding hypothetical protein (KEGG: pfh:PFHG_03876 conserved hypothetical protein~SPTR: Conserved Plasmodium protein;~IMG reference gene:2504107638) — protein MRLFSRMMTFNKVKVGEPGASLVYAGAWREDVTYLKDDVINHYVHQVRNGKKEFYLLQSPQSLGDDPYLNNTQGSGDIWRRVEQHDLILARKIQTDEIDTSNLVARHIRTEVQGPRIEASGSEIHIFGQEEHPNIIFGVNEGGYAILAYYVNGEKIYDLGPSGLKMFDFAPVKWTELKYIKCADYSKNENNITFDDLRKATDRFKSLGDATSYWRYYAGGHPSVTEEDREKEKYLYSNKSTNVEFRMPTGWYYTPPFIENQFLIVPSGGTGQYIKPLYSSDTLYPNPLGVRDTHPIHRVDVFLVVMGIVKASKTLVWNGYDDGGGIIPDLPLRP, from the coding sequence ATGAGACTATTCAGTAGGATGATGACCTTTAATAAGGTTAAGGTTGGTGAGCCAGGAGCCAGTCTTGTCTATGCAGGAGCTTGGAGGGAGGATGTTACTTATCTTAAAGATGATGTAATTAATCACTACGTGCACCAGGTTCGCAATGGGAAAAAGGAGTTCTACTTACTTCAATCTCCTCAATCATTAGGAGATGATCCATACTTGAACAACACGCAAGGCAGTGGCGACATCTGGAGAAGAGTAGAGCAGCACGACCTTATTTTAGCAAGAAAAATTCAAACAGATGAGATAGACACAAGCAACCTTGTAGCAAGACATATTAGAACAGAAGTTCAAGGTCCACGTATAGAAGCATCAGGTTCAGAGATACATATTTTTGGGCAGGAGGAGCATCCAAACATAATCTTTGGAGTTAATGAGGGTGGGTATGCAATTCTAGCCTATTATGTTAATGGGGAAAAAATATATGACCTAGGTCCTAGTGGATTAAAAATGTTTGACTTTGCTCCTGTGAAATGGACAGAGCTTAAATACATAAAATGTGCAGACTATTCAAAGAATGAGAATAACATAACATTTGACGACTTAAGAAAGGCAACAGATAGGTTTAAGTCTTTAGGAGATGCTACATCATATTGGAGATACTATGCAGGAGGACATCCTTCTGTAACAGAAGAAGATAGAGAGAAAGAAAAATACCTATATAGTAATAAATCTACAAATGTGGAATTTAGAATGCCTACAGGTTGGTATTACACCCCTCCATTTATAGAAAATCAATTTCTAATAGTACCATCAGGAGGAACAGGTCAATATATAAAACCACTGTATAGTTCAGATACATTATATCCAAATCCACTAGGAGTAAGAGATACCCATCCTATACATAGAGTAGATGTTTTTCTAGTGGTAATGGGAATTGTAAAAGCATCAAAAACTTTAGTGTGGAATGGCTATGATGATGGCGGAGGAATTATTCCAGATCTACCACTTCGTCCTTAA
- a CDS encoding hypothetical protein (KEGG: cpr:CPR_1839 teichoic acid biosynthesis protein A~SPTR: Putative uncharacterized protein;~IMG reference gene:2504107639), which yields MSVVSGLISFTRVLDWDLITSHLYSTKLLIQRLKEGADTPLPDWTIASNQPTIYPRVLSQNTGKRVSIMAGSEKWLYNGIEIDFEADSRFKKISHDDGGVVVPGLEIVQNLASVDNLDTDVITFEAKTKISGVEYDIRSTIDIRLEEMVGEPYDGFIEATEGGVVDDNTPEVVATAVLHKGGAEVSEGVTYKWYRVGRDGINEIKPDPATPNKMKFKDEDIDSEITIKVEFFYNGVNVYNKTRTLSDETDTYYLRVKQEGPQDLRDNDTCKLTPEVYNRVLNQKVGGYIFEYTELDSMLNLVGKETGATYTMTTEKLDKNGGLLNLIINATK from the coding sequence ATGAGTGTAGTTAGTGGATTAATATCGTTTACTAGAGTCTTAGATTGGGACTTGATTACATCTCACCTGTATTCAACCAAGTTACTTATCCAGCGATTAAAAGAAGGAGCAGACACCCCATTGCCCGATTGGACAATAGCATCTAATCAACCTACTATTTACCCACGTGTGTTAAGTCAGAACACAGGTAAGAGGGTAAGTATTATGGCGGGAAGTGAGAAATGGTTGTACAACGGAATAGAAATTGACTTTGAAGCAGATTCACGTTTTAAGAAAATAAGCCACGACGATGGAGGGGTTGTTGTTCCAGGCTTAGAAATCGTTCAAAATTTAGCTTCTGTAGATAACCTAGACACAGACGTTATCACTTTTGAAGCTAAAACTAAAATTAGTGGAGTAGAATATGATATTCGCTCTACTATAGATATTCGCCTAGAGGAAATGGTAGGAGAGCCTTACGATGGATTTATTGAAGCTACCGAGGGTGGTGTAGTTGATGACAACACTCCAGAAGTTGTAGCTACAGCGGTACTCCATAAAGGAGGTGCGGAAGTATCAGAAGGAGTTACTTATAAATGGTATAGGGTTGGAAGAGATGGTATTAATGAAATTAAACCCGATCCAGCAACACCTAACAAAATGAAGTTTAAGGATGAAGACATCGATTCGGAAATAACCATCAAAGTAGAGTTCTTCTACAATGGGGTAAACGTTTACAATAAGACTAGAACCTTATCCGATGAGACAGACACTTATTATCTAAGAGTAAAACAAGAAGGACCACAAGACCTTAGAGATAACGATACGTGTAAGCTCACTCCAGAGGTGTATAATCGTGTATTGAATCAGAAAGTAGGTGGGTACATTTTTGAGTATACGGAACTGGATAGTATGCTTAATCTAGTAGGAAAGGAAACAGGAGCCACTTATACCATGACTACAGAGAAACTAGATAAGAATGGAGGGCTTCTGAATTTAATCATAAATGCAACTAAATGA
- a CDS encoding hypothetical protein (IMG reference gene:2504107640), which produces MKRRIINNLVALIPEWVVQERGLNDKGRKVGNGYILNQKELSSIDGDSLNIR; this is translated from the coding sequence ATGAAAAGAAGAATAATAAACAATCTAGTTGCATTAATCCCAGAATGGGTTGTGCAAGAGAGAGGATTAAATGACAAAGGTCGTAAGGTGGGTAATGGCTATATATTAAACCAAAAGGAGCTATCGTCAATAGATGGGGACTCTTTGAACATAAGGTAG
- a CDS encoding hypothetical protein (KEGG: bcb:BCB4264_A1654 conserved repeat domain protein~SPTR: Cell surface protein;~IMG reference gene:2504107641) — protein MRVKNVGENLFTDKIKIQDTYSNPGYKNYITDNIYLMSPFTSWKIKFNKYESSLELMASDDGAGLSCFGGYTSLKPNTEYTISYKIESYGDKGNVGYLVRRWGVFDVLDNIDTNKAYSHKFTTDNDGNYRDKTHYFFWTNQDRRTDYIKFSNIMLYESDKALLEYIPYTESNLYLNSQLELKSIGAVSDYIENGKLYKNIMRLRLGDIPLGWSPVESKYGKGRIWTKLSYNNLPDNYYKGASSIIPNFYTEGVKKNNVISGNVSNIRENDEVGIGWHTEGEHITYTSETSFKFSELLEECKEFYVIYPTRTTKVIDLSTSGNLITYPNGTIFIDNAIQLEEQYQDGITIKEGYPIQILESIKVGKEYLDVSKAIVKDNLITHPELENGDFVTIEYIYDDNPIYGTNSIGYLSLEEILDDLWLDNVYTYKVTNGEWELVKVTDIEDYEEWLKTEKISPYTLAPDAVIFGTYEAETKFIRQYPSSLYVDIIAPTRLKEGITQIKARALVGTADGVIENPSKYFDISWYKKSNKAGASDVIIGEGEELTINVADVDRIGIEVESKAIKE, from the coding sequence ATGAGGGTTAAGAATGTGGGGGAGAATCTGTTTACAGATAAAATAAAAATACAGGATACATACAGTAATCCAGGATATAAAAACTATATAACAGATAATATTTATTTAATGTCCCCATTCACATCTTGGAAGATAAAATTCAACAAGTATGAGAGTTCATTAGAATTAATGGCAAGTGATGATGGTGCAGGTTTGAGTTGCTTTGGAGGATACACAAGTTTAAAACCAAATACAGAATATACAATCAGTTATAAAATAGAATCTTATGGTGATAAGGGAAATGTTGGTTATTTAGTTAGAAGATGGGGAGTGTTTGATGTTTTAGATAATATAGATACAAATAAGGCGTACTCTCACAAATTCACAACTGACAATGATGGTAATTATAGAGACAAAACGCATTATTTCTTTTGGACAAACCAAGACAGGAGAACAGATTACATTAAATTCTCTAATATAATGCTGTATGAATCTGATAAAGCTTTATTAGAATATATACCATATACCGAGTCCAATTTGTATTTAAACAGCCAATTAGAGTTAAAAAGTATAGGAGCAGTATCTGATTACATAGAGAATGGGAAGTTATATAAAAATATAATGAGATTAAGATTAGGGGATATTCCTTTAGGCTGGTCTCCTGTAGAAAGTAAGTATGGAAAGGGAAGAATATGGACAAAACTAAGTTATAACAATCTTCCTGATAATTACTATAAAGGAGCTTCTTCTATAATACCTAATTTTTACACAGAAGGTGTGAAAAAAAACAATGTAATATCAGGAAATGTCTCCAACATAAGAGAAAATGATGAAGTAGGAATAGGGTGGCATACAGAAGGGGAGCATATAACCTACACATCAGAAACATCTTTTAAATTCAGTGAACTATTGGAAGAGTGTAAGGAATTTTATGTCATATATCCAACACGAACGACGAAAGTGATAGACTTATCTACAAGTGGCAATTTAATAACATACCCCAATGGAACTATATTTATTGATAATGCCATACAACTAGAAGAACAATACCAAGATGGTATAACTATAAAGGAAGGATATCCAATACAAATACTAGAGTCTATCAAAGTAGGTAAAGAGTACCTAGACGTATCAAAAGCAATTGTCAAGGATAACTTGATAACTCACCCAGAGCTAGAGAATGGCGATTTTGTGACCATTGAATACATTTACGACGACAACCCAATCTATGGGACAAATTCAATAGGCTACTTATCACTCGAGGAGATACTAGATGATCTATGGCTAGATAATGTTTACACATACAAAGTAACAAATGGAGAATGGGAGCTAGTTAAGGTAACTGATATTGAAGACTATGAGGAATGGTTAAAAACAGAAAAGATTTCGCCTTATACACTAGCACCTGATGCTGTAATATTCGGTACTTATGAAGCAGAAACAAAGTTCATAAGACAATACCCCTCCAGTTTGTACGTGGACATCATCGCACCCACACGATTAAAGGAAGGAATCACCCAAATAAAAGCTAGAGCATTAGTTGGTACAGCGGATGGGGTAATTGAAAACCCCTCTAAATACTTTGATATCTCTTGGTATAAAAAGAGCAATAAAGCAGGAGCGTCAGATGTAATTATAGGAGAGGGAGAAGAACTCACCATTAATGTAGCTGATGTAGATAGAATAGGAATAGAAGTAGAATCAAAAGCGATAAAAGAATGA
- a CDS encoding hypothetical protein (KEGG: saj:SaurJH9_0086 putative lipoprotein~SPTR: Putative uncharacterized protein;~IMG reference gene:2504107642) — MKIRNEKSIATIYDAVSILKGLDIINGSLKQNYYAESALFVPDRFINPLILRPKIDISDPSGSIPNGDKVGELSRLEWFENGVKINSNDDFKIEGANLTVFKNSEEPFEISYRPEWFDSRKKQVITIEDSVVVSCISLAQSDANVTMSLSKPQNWVHNPLKGERIYTINAYVSKDKVHESAVEWYYVDGNKKDKLIDNSCSFYVEGQYTNALKVDSAYMDNVIIKAKNISNDKLKEVYWFFDKHGNPLTYAMPDKTIIEGKDIFNLPESPITSKLDYRINGLTIEQLVKNGDFSDGKTGWSGVIGSATINNGIVSFTPEAQYVGITNSLGDKIIANHILYFKAMVKSSTKGAAIVMSDTTQTRLQRHSGSEEFELLSNTITISIILREVL, encoded by the coding sequence ATGAAAATAAGAAATGAAAAGTCGATAGCTACTATTTATGATGCAGTATCGATTCTTAAAGGATTAGATATTATTAATGGCTCTTTGAAGCAGAACTATTACGCAGAATCTGCATTATTTGTTCCCGATCGGTTTATTAATCCTTTAATTCTACGTCCTAAAATAGATATATCAGACCCAAGTGGCTCTATACCCAATGGGGATAAAGTAGGTGAATTATCCAGGTTAGAGTGGTTTGAAAATGGAGTTAAGATTAACTCAAATGATGACTTTAAAATAGAAGGAGCTAACCTAACTGTTTTCAAAAATAGTGAAGAGCCTTTCGAGATATCCTATAGGCCAGAATGGTTTGACTCAAGAAAGAAGCAAGTTATAACGATTGAAGATTCGGTTGTTGTGAGTTGTATTTCTCTAGCTCAGAGTGATGCCAATGTAACAATGAGTCTGTCTAAGCCACAAAACTGGGTGCATAATCCCCTAAAAGGGGAACGTATATATACTATCAATGCGTATGTGTCTAAAGATAAAGTCCATGAAAGTGCTGTGGAGTGGTACTATGTAGATGGAAATAAGAAGGATAAATTAATCGATAACTCTTGTTCTTTTTATGTAGAGGGGCAATATACTAATGCCTTAAAGGTAGATAGTGCCTACATGGATAATGTAATCATTAAAGCCAAGAACATTTCTAATGATAAGCTCAAGGAGGTTTATTGGTTTTTTGATAAGCACGGCAATCCTTTAACTTATGCAATGCCTGATAAAACTATTATTGAAGGTAAAGACATTTTCAATCTTCCTGAGAGTCCTATAACATCTAAGTTAGATTATAGAATTAATGGGCTGACTATTGAGCAGTTGGTTAAGAATGGGGATTTTAGTGATGGAAAAACAGGGTGGTCTGGAGTTATTGGAAGTGCTACTATTAATAACGGAATAGTCTCCTTCACACCAGAGGCTCAATATGTAGGAATTACCAATAGTTTAGGGGATAAAATAATAGCAAACCATATACTGTATTTTAAAGCCATGGTTAAATCCTCAACAAAGGGGGCAGCAATAGTAATGTCAGATACTACTCAAACTCGACTACAAAGACATAGTGGTTCAGAAGAATTTGAACTACTATCTAATACTATTACTATTAGCATAATCTTAAGGGAGGTTTTGTAA
- a CDS encoding hypothetical protein (KEGG: bwe:BcerKBAB4_5439 hypothetical protein~SPTR: Putative uncharacterized protein;~IMG reference gene:2504107643), whose translation MFLNGVTKPILEESNYSAFWGKPLKLKAFEDKPINYEQPYFYARGALIQDLIRVDYQGNPIIDFKDRGAWEQGKEYTDGRSYPYEGDDVWHLDCRWRCIVESTTQEPKWNATDWVMVSGNEKLSLELYSDGGFVYRPNSSFTANITAKVFMGNEDITAFIDDLDWKWTRETGNINGDNAWNVNHAGNTNKLTITQDDMDDLSDYSKFICTAYVRDGKEIKKIDKEVVI comes from the coding sequence ATGTTTTTAAATGGTGTTACTAAGCCTATACTTGAAGAGAGCAACTACTCGGCATTTTGGGGGAAACCTTTAAAGCTAAAAGCCTTTGAAGATAAACCCATCAATTACGAGCAACCGTACTTTTATGCTCGTGGTGCATTAATCCAGGACCTTATTCGAGTTGATTATCAAGGCAATCCCATTATCGACTTCAAGGATAGAGGAGCTTGGGAGCAAGGGAAAGAGTATACCGATGGTCGTAGTTATCCTTATGAAGGTGATGATGTATGGCATTTAGATTGTCGTTGGCGATGTATTGTGGAATCCACTACTCAAGAGCCTAAATGGAATGCTACCGATTGGGTGATGGTTAGTGGTAACGAGAAATTATCACTTGAGCTTTATTCTGATGGGGGTTTTGTTTATCGACCTAATTCGTCTTTCACAGCGAACATAACGGCTAAAGTCTTTATGGGGAATGAAGATATAACAGCGTTTATAGACGACTTAGATTGGAAGTGGACTAGAGAGACAGGCAATATAAATGGTGATAATGCGTGGAATGTGAATCACGCAGGAAACACAAATAAATTGACAATCACGCAAGATGATATGGATGATTTATCAGATTACTCCAAGTTTATATGCACAGCTTATGTACGTGATGGTAAAGAGATTAAGAAAATAGATAAAGAAGTTGTTATATGA
- a CDS encoding CRISPR-associated protein, Csn1 family (KEGG: fsu:Fisuc_0140 CRISPR-associated protein, Csn1 family~SPTR: Putative uncharacterized protein;~IMG reference gene:2504107645): protein MKKILGLDIGTNSVGWAVVNTNQEGEPSQIEKLGSRIIPMSQDILDKFGQGQTVSSTASRTDYRGIRRLRERSLLRRERLHRVLHILDFLPKHYADSIGWDPRNSKTYGKFLPGTEVKLAWVPTADGHQFLFYSTYLEMLEDLKQTQAQLFETSQTPVPLDWTIYYLRKKALTQPITKHELAWLLLHFNTKRGYYQRRGELEDTPTDKLVEYHALKVVDVEVDPEDQSKKPWYFVHLENGWIYKRQSSEPLDNWKGLVKEFIVTTHLDKEGKPKLDKEGEVRRSFSSPKEDDWTLVKKKTENDLEKSGLTVGAYIYQTLLNKPNQKIRGGLIKHIERNYYVEELEQILR from the coding sequence ATGAAAAAGATATTAGGCCTGGATATAGGTACCAACAGTGTAGGTTGGGCAGTTGTTAACACCAATCAAGAAGGAGAACCAAGTCAGATAGAAAAGCTGGGGAGCCGCATAATCCCTATGTCGCAAGATATCCTAGATAAGTTTGGACAAGGACAAACAGTTTCATCAACAGCAAGTAGAACAGACTATAGAGGAATCAGACGCCTACGTGAGCGCTCATTGCTACGTAGAGAGCGTTTGCACCGTGTGCTACATATCCTCGATTTCCTACCCAAACATTATGCAGATAGCATAGGCTGGGATCCACGAAACAGCAAAACCTATGGCAAGTTTTTGCCGGGCACAGAGGTCAAACTAGCTTGGGTACCCACTGCCGATGGACACCAATTCTTATTTTACAGCACATACCTAGAAATGCTAGAAGATCTGAAGCAGACACAAGCCCAGCTCTTTGAGACCAGCCAAACACCCGTACCCCTAGACTGGACCATCTATTACTTACGCAAGAAAGCCCTTACTCAGCCCATCACGAAGCATGAACTCGCTTGGCTACTGCTTCATTTCAATACCAAGCGCGGCTATTACCAGCGTAGAGGAGAGCTCGAAGACACTCCAACAGATAAGCTGGTGGAGTACCATGCCTTAAAAGTAGTAGATGTAGAGGTAGATCCTGAAGACCAATCTAAGAAACCTTGGTATTTTGTACATCTGGAAAATGGCTGGATCTACAAAAGACAGAGCAGTGAGCCCCTTGACAACTGGAAAGGATTAGTCAAAGAGTTTATTGTAACAACCCATCTAGACAAAGAAGGGAAGCCTAAGCTAGATAAGGAAGGTGAGGTTAGGCGAAGCTTTAGTAGCCCCAAAGAAGACGACTGGACCTTGGTCAAGAAGAAGACAGAAAATGACCTCGAAAAGAGCGGACTAACTGTAGGTGCTTACATCTACCAAACTTTACTAAACAAACCCAATCAAAAAATAAGAGGTGGGCTGATCAAACACATCGAGCGCAACTACTATGTAGAAGAGCTAGAGCAAATACTAAGATGA
- a CDS encoding hypothetical protein (KEGG: bbe:BBR47_13090 hypothetical protein~SPTR: Ribosomal-protein-alanine acetyltransferase;~IMG reference gene:2504107647), producing MKLNILPMTQPEAKEIAANWHYDGVYAFYDRDVNTHEFAQFLSVQSRRDDYFSVFADGELIGFFSFKENEKGIVDMDCGMKPSWTGKGWGIQFMPFGIDFIVKRSHPSVIRVDLPLFNHRALSLVRRLGFEPVHEYSHQVDKHPYTFLQMVYWVRGDETSYHKEFK from the coding sequence ATGAAGCTTAACATTCTACCCATGACTCAACCAGAGGCAAAGGAGATTGCAGCAAATTGGCATTACGACGGGGTCTATGCTTTTTACGATAGAGATGTCAATACCCATGAATTTGCTCAGTTTTTATCTGTTCAGTCCCGTAGAGACGATTACTTTAGTGTCTTTGCGGATGGTGAACTGATTGGTTTTTTTAGTTTTAAAGAAAATGAAAAAGGTATTGTTGATATGGATTGCGGCATGAAACCGAGTTGGACGGGCAAAGGCTGGGGAATCCAGTTTATGCCCTTTGGCATCGATTTTATAGTAAAACGCAGTCATCCTAGTGTCATTCGGGTAGATCTCCCCCTTTTTAATCATCGAGCATTATCCTTAGTACGTAGATTGGGTTTTGAGCCCGTTCACGAATATTCGCATCAGGTAGATAAACATCCCTATACGTTTCTACAAATGGTCTATTGGGTGCGAGGAGATGAAACCTCATACCATAAAGAGTTTAAATAA